A genome region from Triticum aestivum cultivar Chinese Spring chromosome 2B, IWGSC CS RefSeq v2.1, whole genome shotgun sequence includes the following:
- the LOC123044693 gene encoding protein RRP6-like 3 isoform X3, which yields MHTVNLKSRAALAAAAACFAFLAAAVLLHRRRRRGISPTSPRRVEERRSRRARRACEEEEKPQGRFKRVLADNSYSPFKHLRRQGADQAVDGHPDEAKPQLQESSQKMHPFEDEITSLLDNPTRYSTFCNFTPSSQCPGMSNSYNWVNTKAQLEHLAGLLGEEKAFGVDTEQHSFRSFLGYTALVQISTQNEDYLIDTIALHDVMGILQPVFASPSICKIFHGADNDVLWLQRDFHIYVVNMFDTAKACEVLSKPQKSLAYLLELYCGVTTDKTLQREDWRLRPLTAEMIEYARCDAHYLLNISNCLASELHAKSCDSPDGKINFFLEASRRSNMVCMQLYTKEIECRPGASSAASILSRNVQTHGLDSKKSSEVKDLVRKICAWRDLMLSLKQTNIFAFASSGEKLSTTPPNKKASRESFIKKFSCKSPVYHNCRIYASDGRLLCYCDRKKLEWYIQRDLAKLVEDNPPGIMLLFEPKGRPEDEDNEFYIQSKKNICVGCGEKSHYIRYRIIPSCYRMHFPEHLKSHRSHDIVLLCVDCHEIAHSAAEKYKRRLAEELGIPLFVQKIVNSGDRSLITDASVSEDKLNEKGVSPLLLRTAAMALLRHGSTMPSKRCEELMQIVKSYYGGRDVTSEDLEMALLVGMSPNERRRLEKKKGYPHSFRAQTENIIRKSSNKAILEDMGDDSKNRHTLSEQVSEDGNGSSGQQDADGTGCNSQAEDLTVSQRSASLSISMDDSTCDPNKEKLGSDGMQRSSSGTQANGHLDEDPVSSDNSSQAISKNADKKISLLGHGHHGKQVVELLLANGGEEAVHQFCQRWRHVFVEAVHPRYLPSGWNIKHRASSVQWKKGFWRLQCVQTIQPRASAC from the exons ATGCACACCGTCAACCTCAAGTCgcgcgccgccttggcggcggccgccgcgTGCTTCGCGTTCCTCGCGGCGGCGGTGCTGCTCCATCGCAGGCGTCGCCGAGGTATATCGCCCACCTCGCCTCGCCGCGTCGAGGAGCGGCGCTCCCGCCGCGCGCGCCGTGCCTGCGAAGAGGAGGAGAAGCCGCAGGGCCGGTTCAAGCGCGTGCTCGCGGATAACTCCTACTCCCCCTTCAAGCACCTCCGACGTCAGGGTGCCGACCAGGCTGTTGACGGCCACCCCGACGAGGCCAAGCCGCAATTGCAAG AATCATCACAAAAGATGCACCCATTTGAGGATGAAATTACTTCCTTACTGGACAACCCAACCAGATATTCGACTTTTTGTAACTTCACACCAAGCAGCCAATGCCCAGGAATGAGCAACTCATACAATTGGGTCAATACAAAAGCTCAATTGGAGCATCTGGCTGGATTGTTGGGCGAGGAAAAAGCTTTTGGTGTTGATACAGAGCAACATAGCTTTCGGTCATTCCTAGGATATACTGCACTTGTGCAG ATATCTACCCAGAACGAAGACTATTTGATAGACACAATTGCGCTACATGATGTGATGGGTATTCTACAGCCAGTTTTTGCCAGTCCGTCCATCTGTAAG ATTTTCCACGGAGCTGACAATGACGTTCTTTGGCTTCAGAGAGATTTCCATATTTATGTTGTGAATATGTTTGATACTGCCAAA GCATGTGAGGTCCTATCAAAGCCACAGAAATCCTTAGCATatttgctagaattgtattgtgGAGTGACCACCGACAAGACATTGCAG CGTGAAGATTGGAGATTACGCCCGCTGACAGCGGAAATGATTGAGTATGCCCGTTGTGATGCTCACTATCTGTTGAACATTTCAAATTGTTTGGCATCAGAGCTCCATGCAAAATCCTGCG ATTCTCCCGATGGTAAAATCAATTTTTTCTTGGAGGCTAGCCGTCGGTCAAACATGGTGTGCATGCAACTATATACAAAGGAAATTGAATGTCGTCCAGGAGCTTCCTCTGCAGCATCTATTCTCTCACGAAATGTACAAACTCATGGACTTGATTCCAAGAAATCTAGTGAAGTGAAG GATCTTGTTCGGAAAATTTGCGCATGGAGGGATTTAATG CTAAGCTTGAAGCAAACAAATATATTTGCTTTTGCATCAAGTGGAGAAAAGTTGTCGACAACACCACCTAACAAAAAGGCTTCCCGGGAATCATTCATTAAAAAGTTTTCATGCAAGTCCCCAGTTTATCACAATTGCAGGATCTACGCTAGTGATGGAAGACTACTTTGCTACTGTGACCGCAAAAAGTTGGAATG GTATATTCAACGGGATTTGGCAAAGTTAGTAGAAGACAATCCTCCGGGAATCATGCTGCTGTTTGAACCTAAGGGTCGTCCCGAGGATGAAGATAATGAATTTTATATTCAGAGCAAGAAAAATATCTGCGTTGGATGTGGAGAAAAGAGCCACTATATCAGATATAGAATAATACCATCTTGCTACAGGATGCACTTTCCGGAGCATCTGAAGAGCCATCGTTCACATGATATTGTACTTCTGTGTGTGGATTGCCATGAAATTGCTCATTCAGCTGCTGAGAAATACAAGAGGCGACTAGCAGAAGAATTGGGAATACCCCTTTTTGTACAAAAAATAGTGAACTCGGGTGATAGAAGTTTAATAACCGACGCATCAGTATCTGAAGATAAATTGAATGAAAAGGGTGTGTCCCCTTTGCTGCTGAGGACTGCTGCAATGGCCCTTCTGCGGCATGGATCCACTATGCCTTCGAAAAGATGTGAAGAGCTAATGCAG ATTGTGAAGTCATACTACGGTGGTAGGGACGTGACTTCCGAAGACCTGGAGATGGCATTACTGGTAGGTATGAGCCCCAATGAGCGAAGGAGACTTGAAAAGAAAAAAGGGTATCCTCATTCTTTTAGAGCTCAGACTGAAAACATTATAAGAAAGAGCAGCAACAAGGCCATCTTAGAAGACATGGGAGATGATTCAAAAAATAGGCATACTTTATCAGAGCAAGTTTCAGAAGATGGGAACGGGAGTAGCGGTCAACAAGATGCTGACGGGACTGGGTGTAATAGCCAGGCTGAAGATTTAACTGTGAgccaaagaagcgcaagcttgtCAATCAGTATGGATGATTCTACTTGTGACCCTAACAAGGAGAAGCTTGGGTCAGATGGAATGCAGCGATCAAGCAGCGGAACTCAGGCAAATGGCCATCTCGACGAGGATCCAGTCAGCAGTGATAATTCCAGCCAAGCTATTTCCAAAAATGCTGACAAGAAGATATCACTGCTAGGACACGGGCACCACGGTAAACAAGTGGTCGAGCTTTTGCTGGCCAACGGTGGGGAGGAGGCCGTTCACCAGTTTTGCCAAAGATGGAGGCATGTTTTCGTCGAAGCTGTCCACCCTCGTTATCTACCTTCTGGTTGGAATATAAAGCACAG AGCATCTTCTGTGCAGTGGAAGAAGGGATTTTGGCGACTTCAGTGTGTACAAACCATCCAACCAAGAGCCTCAGCCTGTTGA
- the LOC123044693 gene encoding protein RRP6-like 3 isoform X1 has translation MHTVNLKSRAALAAAAACFAFLAAAVLLHRRRRRGISPTSPRRVEERRSRRARRACEEEEKPQGRFKRVLADNSYSPFKHLRRQGADQAVDGHPDEAKPQLQESSQKMHPFEDEITSLLDNPTRYSTFCNFTPSSQCPGMSNSYNWVNTKAQLEHLAGLLGEEKAFGVDTEQHSFRSFLGYTALVQISTQNEDYLIDTIALHDVMGILQPVFASPSICKIFHGADNDVLWLQRDFHIYVVNMFDTAKACEVLSKPQKSLAYLLELYCGVTTDKTLQREDWRLRPLTAEMIEYARCDAHYLLNISNCLASELHAKSCDSPDGKINFFLEASRRSNMVCMQLYTKEIECRPGASSAASILSRNVQTHGLDSKKSSEVKDLVRKICAWRDLMARMHDESLRYILSDQAIAALAVRVPKGRTDMCAVIAETEPSASTMHPSLSSPSPVVVAHIEELCYLIEDTTVSMDNLFTTLLGKYKEPSGLCRLSVYNYNLVSQLSLKQTNIFAFASSGEKLSTTPPNKKASRESFIKKFSCKSPVYHNCRIYASDGRLLCYCDRKKLEWYIQRDLAKLVEDNPPGIMLLFEPKGRPEDEDNEFYIQSKKNICVGCGEKSHYIRYRIIPSCYRMHFPEHLKSHRSHDIVLLCVDCHEIAHSAAEKYKRRLAEELGIPLFVQKIVNSGDRSLITDASVSEDKLNEKGVSPLLLRTAAMALLRHGSTMPSKRCEELMQIVKSYYGGRDVTSEDLEMALLVGMSPNERRRLEKKKGYPHSFRAQTENIIRKSSNKAILEDMGDDSKNRHTLSEQVSEDGNGSSGQQDADGTGCNSQAEDLTVSQRSASLSISMDDSTCDPNKEKLGSDGMQRSSSGTQANGHLDEDPVSSDNSSQAISKNADKKISLLGHGHHGKQVVELLLANGGEEAVHQFCQRWRHVFVEAVHPRYLPSGWNIKHRASSVQWKKGFWRLQCVQTIQPRASAC, from the exons ATGCACACCGTCAACCTCAAGTCgcgcgccgccttggcggcggccgccgcgTGCTTCGCGTTCCTCGCGGCGGCGGTGCTGCTCCATCGCAGGCGTCGCCGAGGTATATCGCCCACCTCGCCTCGCCGCGTCGAGGAGCGGCGCTCCCGCCGCGCGCGCCGTGCCTGCGAAGAGGAGGAGAAGCCGCAGGGCCGGTTCAAGCGCGTGCTCGCGGATAACTCCTACTCCCCCTTCAAGCACCTCCGACGTCAGGGTGCCGACCAGGCTGTTGACGGCCACCCCGACGAGGCCAAGCCGCAATTGCAAG AATCATCACAAAAGATGCACCCATTTGAGGATGAAATTACTTCCTTACTGGACAACCCAACCAGATATTCGACTTTTTGTAACTTCACACCAAGCAGCCAATGCCCAGGAATGAGCAACTCATACAATTGGGTCAATACAAAAGCTCAATTGGAGCATCTGGCTGGATTGTTGGGCGAGGAAAAAGCTTTTGGTGTTGATACAGAGCAACATAGCTTTCGGTCATTCCTAGGATATACTGCACTTGTGCAG ATATCTACCCAGAACGAAGACTATTTGATAGACACAATTGCGCTACATGATGTGATGGGTATTCTACAGCCAGTTTTTGCCAGTCCGTCCATCTGTAAG ATTTTCCACGGAGCTGACAATGACGTTCTTTGGCTTCAGAGAGATTTCCATATTTATGTTGTGAATATGTTTGATACTGCCAAA GCATGTGAGGTCCTATCAAAGCCACAGAAATCCTTAGCATatttgctagaattgtattgtgGAGTGACCACCGACAAGACATTGCAG CGTGAAGATTGGAGATTACGCCCGCTGACAGCGGAAATGATTGAGTATGCCCGTTGTGATGCTCACTATCTGTTGAACATTTCAAATTGTTTGGCATCAGAGCTCCATGCAAAATCCTGCG ATTCTCCCGATGGTAAAATCAATTTTTTCTTGGAGGCTAGCCGTCGGTCAAACATGGTGTGCATGCAACTATATACAAAGGAAATTGAATGTCGTCCAGGAGCTTCCTCTGCAGCATCTATTCTCTCACGAAATGTACAAACTCATGGACTTGATTCCAAGAAATCTAGTGAAGTGAAG GATCTTGTTCGGAAAATTTGCGCATGGAGGGATTTAATG GCTCGCATGCATGATGAAAGCTTGCGGTATATCCTGTCAGACCAGGCTATAGCTGCCCTTGCTGTAAGAGTTCCAAAAGGTCGAACGGACATGTGTGCTGTCATAGCAGAAACTGAGCCAAGTGCTTCAACTATGCATCCTTCCTTGTCGTCACCATCCCCTGTAGTTGTCGCTCACATTGAAGAACTCTGCTATCTGATTGAGGATACCACTGTCAGCATGGATAACTTATTTACAACTTTGCTTGGGAAGTATAAAGAACCAAGTGGGTTATGTCGACTATCAGTTTATAATTATAACCTTGTATCGCAGCTAAGCTTGAAGCAAACAAATATATTTGCTTTTGCATCAAGTGGAGAAAAGTTGTCGACAACACCACCTAACAAAAAGGCTTCCCGGGAATCATTCATTAAAAAGTTTTCATGCAAGTCCCCAGTTTATCACAATTGCAGGATCTACGCTAGTGATGGAAGACTACTTTGCTACTGTGACCGCAAAAAGTTGGAATG GTATATTCAACGGGATTTGGCAAAGTTAGTAGAAGACAATCCTCCGGGAATCATGCTGCTGTTTGAACCTAAGGGTCGTCCCGAGGATGAAGATAATGAATTTTATATTCAGAGCAAGAAAAATATCTGCGTTGGATGTGGAGAAAAGAGCCACTATATCAGATATAGAATAATACCATCTTGCTACAGGATGCACTTTCCGGAGCATCTGAAGAGCCATCGTTCACATGATATTGTACTTCTGTGTGTGGATTGCCATGAAATTGCTCATTCAGCTGCTGAGAAATACAAGAGGCGACTAGCAGAAGAATTGGGAATACCCCTTTTTGTACAAAAAATAGTGAACTCGGGTGATAGAAGTTTAATAACCGACGCATCAGTATCTGAAGATAAATTGAATGAAAAGGGTGTGTCCCCTTTGCTGCTGAGGACTGCTGCAATGGCCCTTCTGCGGCATGGATCCACTATGCCTTCGAAAAGATGTGAAGAGCTAATGCAG ATTGTGAAGTCATACTACGGTGGTAGGGACGTGACTTCCGAAGACCTGGAGATGGCATTACTGGTAGGTATGAGCCCCAATGAGCGAAGGAGACTTGAAAAGAAAAAAGGGTATCCTCATTCTTTTAGAGCTCAGACTGAAAACATTATAAGAAAGAGCAGCAACAAGGCCATCTTAGAAGACATGGGAGATGATTCAAAAAATAGGCATACTTTATCAGAGCAAGTTTCAGAAGATGGGAACGGGAGTAGCGGTCAACAAGATGCTGACGGGACTGGGTGTAATAGCCAGGCTGAAGATTTAACTGTGAgccaaagaagcgcaagcttgtCAATCAGTATGGATGATTCTACTTGTGACCCTAACAAGGAGAAGCTTGGGTCAGATGGAATGCAGCGATCAAGCAGCGGAACTCAGGCAAATGGCCATCTCGACGAGGATCCAGTCAGCAGTGATAATTCCAGCCAAGCTATTTCCAAAAATGCTGACAAGAAGATATCACTGCTAGGACACGGGCACCACGGTAAACAAGTGGTCGAGCTTTTGCTGGCCAACGGTGGGGAGGAGGCCGTTCACCAGTTTTGCCAAAGATGGAGGCATGTTTTCGTCGAAGCTGTCCACCCTCGTTATCTACCTTCTGGTTGGAATATAAAGCACAG AGCATCTTCTGTGCAGTGGAAGAAGGGATTTTGGCGACTTCAGTGTGTACAAACCATCCAACCAAGAGCCTCAGCCTGTTGA
- the LOC123044693 gene encoding protein RRP6-like 3 isoform X2, which yields MHTVNLKSRAALAAAAACFAFLAAAVLLHRRRRRGISPTSPRRVEERRSRRARRACEEEEKPQGRFKRVLADNSYSPFKHLRRQGADQAVDGHPDEAKPQLQESSQKMHPFEDEITSLLDNPTRYSTFCNFTPSSQCPGMSNSYNWVNTKAQLEHLAGLLGEEKAFGVDTEQHSFRSFLGYTALVQISTQNEDYLIDTIALHDVMGILQPVFASPSICKIFHGADNDVLWLQRDFHIYVVNMFDTAKACEVLSKPQKSLAYLLELYCGVTTDKTLQREDWRLRPLTAEMIEYARCDAHYLLNISNCLASELHAKSCDSPDGKINFFLEASRRSNMVCMQLYTKEIECRPGASSAASILSRNVQTHGLDSKKSSEVKDLVRKICAWRDLMARMHDESLRYILSDQAIAALAVRVPKGRTDMCAVIAETEPSASTMHPSLSSPSPVVVAHIEELCYLIEDTTVSMDNLFTTLLGKYKEPSGLCRLSVYNYNLVSQLSLKQTNIFAFASSGEKLSTTPPNKKASRESFIKKFSCKSPVYHNCRIYASDGRLLCYCDRKKLEWYIQRDLAKLVEDNPPGIMLLFEPKGRPEDEDNEFYIQSKKNICVGCGEKSHYIRYRIIPSCYRMHFPEHLKSHRSHDIVLLCVDCHEIAHSAAEKYKRRLAEELGIPLFVQKIVNSGDRSLITDASVSEDKLNEKGVSPLLLRTAAMALLRHGSTMPSKRCEELMQIVKSYYGGRDVTSEDLEMALLVGMSPNERRRLEKKKGYPHSFRAQTENIIRKSSNKAILEDMGDDSKNRHTLSEQVSEDGNGSSGQQDADGTGCNSQAEDLTVSQRSASLSISMDDSTCDPNKEKLGSDGMQRSSSGTQANGHLDEDPVSSDNSSQAISKNADKKISLLGHGHHGKQVVELLLANGGEEAVHQFCQRWRHVFVEAVHPRYLPSGWNIKHSGRRDFGDFSVYKPSNQEPQPVD from the exons ATGCACACCGTCAACCTCAAGTCgcgcgccgccttggcggcggccgccgcgTGCTTCGCGTTCCTCGCGGCGGCGGTGCTGCTCCATCGCAGGCGTCGCCGAGGTATATCGCCCACCTCGCCTCGCCGCGTCGAGGAGCGGCGCTCCCGCCGCGCGCGCCGTGCCTGCGAAGAGGAGGAGAAGCCGCAGGGCCGGTTCAAGCGCGTGCTCGCGGATAACTCCTACTCCCCCTTCAAGCACCTCCGACGTCAGGGTGCCGACCAGGCTGTTGACGGCCACCCCGACGAGGCCAAGCCGCAATTGCAAG AATCATCACAAAAGATGCACCCATTTGAGGATGAAATTACTTCCTTACTGGACAACCCAACCAGATATTCGACTTTTTGTAACTTCACACCAAGCAGCCAATGCCCAGGAATGAGCAACTCATACAATTGGGTCAATACAAAAGCTCAATTGGAGCATCTGGCTGGATTGTTGGGCGAGGAAAAAGCTTTTGGTGTTGATACAGAGCAACATAGCTTTCGGTCATTCCTAGGATATACTGCACTTGTGCAG ATATCTACCCAGAACGAAGACTATTTGATAGACACAATTGCGCTACATGATGTGATGGGTATTCTACAGCCAGTTTTTGCCAGTCCGTCCATCTGTAAG ATTTTCCACGGAGCTGACAATGACGTTCTTTGGCTTCAGAGAGATTTCCATATTTATGTTGTGAATATGTTTGATACTGCCAAA GCATGTGAGGTCCTATCAAAGCCACAGAAATCCTTAGCATatttgctagaattgtattgtgGAGTGACCACCGACAAGACATTGCAG CGTGAAGATTGGAGATTACGCCCGCTGACAGCGGAAATGATTGAGTATGCCCGTTGTGATGCTCACTATCTGTTGAACATTTCAAATTGTTTGGCATCAGAGCTCCATGCAAAATCCTGCG ATTCTCCCGATGGTAAAATCAATTTTTTCTTGGAGGCTAGCCGTCGGTCAAACATGGTGTGCATGCAACTATATACAAAGGAAATTGAATGTCGTCCAGGAGCTTCCTCTGCAGCATCTATTCTCTCACGAAATGTACAAACTCATGGACTTGATTCCAAGAAATCTAGTGAAGTGAAG GATCTTGTTCGGAAAATTTGCGCATGGAGGGATTTAATG GCTCGCATGCATGATGAAAGCTTGCGGTATATCCTGTCAGACCAGGCTATAGCTGCCCTTGCTGTAAGAGTTCCAAAAGGTCGAACGGACATGTGTGCTGTCATAGCAGAAACTGAGCCAAGTGCTTCAACTATGCATCCTTCCTTGTCGTCACCATCCCCTGTAGTTGTCGCTCACATTGAAGAACTCTGCTATCTGATTGAGGATACCACTGTCAGCATGGATAACTTATTTACAACTTTGCTTGGGAAGTATAAAGAACCAAGTGGGTTATGTCGACTATCAGTTTATAATTATAACCTTGTATCGCAGCTAAGCTTGAAGCAAACAAATATATTTGCTTTTGCATCAAGTGGAGAAAAGTTGTCGACAACACCACCTAACAAAAAGGCTTCCCGGGAATCATTCATTAAAAAGTTTTCATGCAAGTCCCCAGTTTATCACAATTGCAGGATCTACGCTAGTGATGGAAGACTACTTTGCTACTGTGACCGCAAAAAGTTGGAATG GTATATTCAACGGGATTTGGCAAAGTTAGTAGAAGACAATCCTCCGGGAATCATGCTGCTGTTTGAACCTAAGGGTCGTCCCGAGGATGAAGATAATGAATTTTATATTCAGAGCAAGAAAAATATCTGCGTTGGATGTGGAGAAAAGAGCCACTATATCAGATATAGAATAATACCATCTTGCTACAGGATGCACTTTCCGGAGCATCTGAAGAGCCATCGTTCACATGATATTGTACTTCTGTGTGTGGATTGCCATGAAATTGCTCATTCAGCTGCTGAGAAATACAAGAGGCGACTAGCAGAAGAATTGGGAATACCCCTTTTTGTACAAAAAATAGTGAACTCGGGTGATAGAAGTTTAATAACCGACGCATCAGTATCTGAAGATAAATTGAATGAAAAGGGTGTGTCCCCTTTGCTGCTGAGGACTGCTGCAATGGCCCTTCTGCGGCATGGATCCACTATGCCTTCGAAAAGATGTGAAGAGCTAATGCAG ATTGTGAAGTCATACTACGGTGGTAGGGACGTGACTTCCGAAGACCTGGAGATGGCATTACTGGTAGGTATGAGCCCCAATGAGCGAAGGAGACTTGAAAAGAAAAAAGGGTATCCTCATTCTTTTAGAGCTCAGACTGAAAACATTATAAGAAAGAGCAGCAACAAGGCCATCTTAGAAGACATGGGAGATGATTCAAAAAATAGGCATACTTTATCAGAGCAAGTTTCAGAAGATGGGAACGGGAGTAGCGGTCAACAAGATGCTGACGGGACTGGGTGTAATAGCCAGGCTGAAGATTTAACTGTGAgccaaagaagcgcaagcttgtCAATCAGTATGGATGATTCTACTTGTGACCCTAACAAGGAGAAGCTTGGGTCAGATGGAATGCAGCGATCAAGCAGCGGAACTCAGGCAAATGGCCATCTCGACGAGGATCCAGTCAGCAGTGATAATTCCAGCCAAGCTATTTCCAAAAATGCTGACAAGAAGATATCACTGCTAGGACACGGGCACCACGGTAAACAAGTGGTCGAGCTTTTGCTGGCCAACGGTGGGGAGGAGGCCGTTCACCAGTTTTGCCAAAGATGGAGGCATGTTTTCGTCGAAGCTGTCCACCCTCGTTATCTACCTTCTGGTTGGAATATAAAGCACAG TGGAAGAAGGGATTTTGGCGACTTCAGTGTGTACAAACCATCCAACCAAGAGCCTCAGCCTGTTGACTGA
- the LOC123044694 gene encoding ATP synthase subunit gamma, chloroplastic: MSCSHLSTAWSSSALASTSTRRRASTGSSSLVVRCSLRDLRNRIDSVRNTQKITEAMKLVAAAKVRRAQEAVVSSRPFSEALVEVLYNMNQEIQSEDIDLPLTRQRAVKRVAIVVLTGERGLCGAFNNNVLKKAEARMEDLRQLGVDYTVISVGKKGNAYFQRRDYIPTERFLELAGIPTVKDSQAICDLIYSLFVAEEVDKVELVYSKFVNLVRSDPIIQTLLPMSPKGEICDVNGICVDATEDELFKLTTKEGKLTVEREKIKIEMQPFSPVVQFEQDPVQILDALLPLYLNSQILRALQESLASELAARMSAMSSATDNAIDLRKNLSMVYNRRRQAKITGEILEIVAGADALSG, translated from the coding sequence ATGTCGTGCTCCCACCTCTCCACCGCGTGGTCCTCCTCCGCGCTTGCCAGCACCTCCACACGCCGCCGCGCCTCCACCGGCAGCAGCAGCCTGGTGGTGCGGTGCTCCCTCCGGGACCTCCGCAACCGCATCGACTCTGTCCGCAACACGCAGAAGATCACGGAGGCGATGAAGCTGGTGGCCGCTGCCAAGGTCCGTCGCGCGCAGGAGGCCGTGGTCTCCTCTCGCCCCTTCTCGGAGGCTCTGGTGGAGGTGCTCTACAACATGAACCAGGAGATCCAGTCGGAGGACATCGACCTGCCCCTCACCCGCCAGCGCGCCGTCAAGCGCGTCGCGATCGTCGTCCTCACCGGCGAGCGTGGTCTCTGCGGCGCCTTCAACAACAACGTGCTCAAGAAGGCCGAGGCTCGCATGGAGGACCTCAGGCAGCTGGGCGTCGACTACACCGTCATCAGCGTCGGCAAGAAGGGCAACGCCTACTTCCAGCGCCGCGACTACATCCCCACCGAGCGCTTCCTCGAGCTCGCCGGGATCCCCACCGTCAAGGACTCGCAGGCCATTTGCGACCTCATCTACTCCCTCTTTGTCGCCGAGGAGGTCGACAAGGTGGAGCTCGTCTACTCCAAGTTCGTCAACCTCGTCCGCTCCGACCCCATCATCCAGACGCTGCTGCCCATGTCCCCTAAGGGCGAGATCTGCGATGTCAACGGCATCTGTGTCGACGCCACCGAGGACGAGCTCTTCAAGCTCACCACCAAGGAAGGCAAGCTCACCGTGGAGCGCGAGAAGATCAAGATCGAGATGCAGCCCTTCTCCCCCGTCGTCCAGTTCGAGCAGGACCCCGTCCAGATCCTCGACGCTCTCCTCCCGCTCTACCTCAACAGCCAGATCCTGCGTGCCCTCCAGGAGTCGCTCGCTAGCGAGCTCGCCGCCAGGATGAGCGCCATGAGCAGCGCCACAGACAATGCCATCGACCTCCGGAAAAATCTCTCCATGGTCTACAACCGCCGACGCCAGGCTAAGATCACCGGAGAGATCCTTGAGATCGTCGCTGGCGCCGACGCCCTGTCCGGCTGA